From Cinclus cinclus chromosome 26, bCinCin1.1, whole genome shotgun sequence, one genomic window encodes:
- the LOC134053755 gene encoding cbp/p300-interacting transactivator 3: MAEHMLMPMSHGGAGLQSYRMGVSGLQGPPQHGQHVLRTLPAAAQMVSYGGAGMDGAMRPRPSLSGQMGHHQMQNAMMFNGPGQQQQQYMGPVGTQQLMASMHLQKLNTQYQGHPLGMSNGPMGAGAQQYRMGPGQHPGMQHMPSPALTLNVMDTDLIDEEVLTSLVLELGLDRIQELPELFLGQNEFDFISDFVSKQQPSAISC, translated from the coding sequence ATGGCCGAGCATATGCTGATGCCGATGAGCCACGGAGGCGCCGGGCTGCAGAGCTACCGGATGGGGGTGAGCGGGCTGCAGGGACCCCCGCAGCACGGGCAGCATGTGCTCAGGACGCTGCCTGCCGCCGCTCAGATGGTGTCCTACGGAGGGGCTGGCATGGACGGTGCGATGAGGCCGAGACCCAGCCTCAGCGGACAGATGGGACACCACCAGATGCAGAACGCGATGATGTTCAATGGcccggggcagcagcagcagcagtacatGGGGCCGGTGGGCACCCAGCAGCTCATGGCCAGTATGCACCTACAAAAACTCAACACCCAGTACCAGGGTCACCCGCTGGGCATGAGCAACGGGCCCATGGGAGCTGGTGCCCAGCAGTACAGAATGGGGCCGGGCCAGCACCCAGGCATGCAGCACATGCCCTCACCTGCGCTGACATTGAATGTTATGGACACTGATCTTATAGATGAGGAGGTCTTGACATCCCTTGTCCTGGAACTGGGGTTGGACCGGATTCAGGAGCTGCCAGAGTTATTTTTGGGACAGAACGAGTTCGACTTCATTTCAGACTTTGTTAGTAAACAGCAACCCAGTGCCATCAGTTGTTGA